The nucleotide sequence TGCATGCGTACCAGGGGGGCTTCCACGGAATGGAGGTCACCCCAGACCAGGGCGACCGGTTGCTGGCTTTCGTGCTCTACGGAATAGCCAATGACCTGGACGGTGCCATAGTTTTTGGTGTTAATGGGGACTTCAACTTCCCGGTGAACCAGCTTTTCACTGATATAGCGATGTCGAATGACTTCGGCTGTTGAAATAATCGGAATGTCGAACTGCTCGGAAATTTCCCGCAACTCCTGGGCGTCGGCCATGCCGAAGCCTTTCTGGCTGAGAATTTCAATCAGCACGCCGACCGGTTTTAAACCAGCCATCTGCAGCAGATCGCCGGTCGCTTCGGTATGTCCGGCGCGACGTAATATACCACCCTGTTTGGCCAGAAGTGGATGGATATGTCCCGGGCGGACAAAGTCCTTTGCCTGGGCATGTTCGTCGCTCAGGGCGCGAATGGTAATCGCACGGCATTCCGCACTGACTCCGCTGCCACTGTCTTTATGGTCGATGGGGATCAGAAACTGGGTCTGATTGGGGGCGGTGTTTTCTTCCGGGCCGACAATCGGGTTCAATTGCAGTCGGTCTGCCACTTCTTCCGGCAGTGAAACACAGAGTTCACCACTCCCGTAGCGAAGCAGAAACTGAACGATTTCCGGTGTAATAGCCTCGGCTGCGACAATAAAATCGCCTTCATTTTCCCGTTCGCTGGAGTCAGTCACAATGACCGGCTTGCCCGCCCGTAATTGTTCGAAGACGCATTGAATGTTGGGGATGGTCGAGTCAGCGTGAGCAGGATCAGACATTGGTACGATTTGAAGCCACCTGGATATTAGATAAAACGAATACTAGAAAATTTTCCAGCAGGCCGTTCCCGGCGGAAAATCTATGCTAACTTTATTCTATAGAAGTGAGTTGGACTGGCAATCAAAGAAATCCCGATTTTAAAAGAACAGAGTGATTACCTGGAAAATAAATACCAGTCATGCTGTTTTACAGGCTTTCTGTTACAGCAGACAATCTATGAAATCTCAGGGTATCATGGGTTCTGCCGGCTTTATCGGATATGACAGCTGAAGTGTTCTACAGGGTATCGGGCTCTGCCGGTTTTCTGGTTCAGTGGACAAAAAAACATAAAACATTCAGATGATATGTTAAAACGTTGACAATTAAATATTCTTTGATACATTGAATATCTTAGGAAAAGTACTTTTTACTTAATCGCTTTTTCCTGACCCGCAAAATAGAACTGCTCAGCAGACTTTGAGTGGTTAACTTACCTGAAAAACTTTCCTGTAAATACCAGCCAACAACAAGCGTCTTACAAACATCATACTTTTAACGGTCTGCGTGATAACGCGCCAAACCTGATCGCTGCCAGACCATAAGTTAAGAACGAATCAGTTTCATAGGAGTTGACGTATGGATTTCCGAATTAATGGCTCTCGGACACCCCAGGTCCTTATGTTGTGTGGAGCGTTGACTCTATCACTCTTCTCTGGAAATGCGGTTAGGATAGTGGAGGCTGCACCTGCAGCAGTCGCTCCTGT is from Gimesia maris and encodes:
- a CDS encoding bifunctional 3,4-dihydroxy-2-butanone-4-phosphate synthase/GTP cyclohydrolase II; its protein translation is MSDPAHADSTIPNIQCVFEQLRAGKPVIVTDSSERENEGDFIVAAEAITPEIVQFLLRYGSGELCVSLPEEVADRLQLNPIVGPEENTAPNQTQFLIPIDHKDSGSGVSAECRAITIRALSDEHAQAKDFVRPGHIHPLLAKQGGILRRAGHTEATGDLLQMAGLKPVGVLIEILSQKGFGMADAQELREISEQFDIPIISTAEVIRHRYISEKLVHREVEVPINTKNYGTVQVIGYSVEHESQQPVALVWGDLHSVEAPLVRMHSSCFTGDLLDSLRCDCGDQLHMAMSAINQAGAGAVVYLPQEGRGIGLIPKLKAYVLQDQGYDTVEANIQLGFKADSRDFTVGVQILKDLGLTKVRLLTNNPKKTDSDVYTGFNLEVVEQVPIVAPPHKDREFYLQTKRDKMGHILPTTPAD